In Streptomyces nojiriensis, the sequence TTGCGGGTCGCGGTCTCGGCCACAGGAACATCCCACCACGCCTGTGCCGGGGGTGGGCCCGACACAGTGTCGGGCGTTCGGGTCTGTACGTAGACACATGTGGGGCGGGTCGCGATGCGGGCCTCGGCGAGGGCTTCGCGCAGGTCACGCGTGGTGCGGGCGCGGATCACGGCCATCCCGAGGGAGCCCGCGTTGGCCGCGAGGTCCACCGGAAGGGGGTCCCCCGTGTACTCGGAGCCGGGCGCCCGGAAGCGGTACGCGGTGCCGAAGCCCTCGCCGCCCACCGCCCCCGACAGGCCGCCGATGGAGGCGTAGCCGTGGTTGTCGAGGATCACCACCTTGATCGGGACGCCCTCCTGGACGGCCGTGACGATCTCGGTCGGATTCATCAGGTACGTCCCGTCGCCGACCAGCGCCCACACCGGCCGGCCGGGCGCGGCCAGCGCCACGCCGATCGCCGCGGGGATCTCGTATCCCATGCAGGAGTACCCGTACTCCACGTGGTACTGGTCCTGCGACCGGGCCCGCCACAGCTTGTGCAGGTCGCCGGGGAGGGAGCCGGCCGCGTTGATCAGGATGTCGGTGCCGTCGACGAGGGCGTCGAGCAGCCCGAGCACCTGGGCCTGGGTGGGCGGGGCGTCCTCGTCCGCCTCCGGGACGGCGTAGGCCCGCTCGACGCGGCTCTCCCAGCGGGCCCGCTCCGCCGCGTACCCCGCCCCGTACGCCGGGTCCGTACGGTGGCCGGCGACCGCGACCCGGAGCTCGTCGAGGCCCTCGCGGGCATCGGCGACCAGGGGCAGGGCGGCCAGTTTGTGGGCGTCGTACGGGTCCAGGTTGAGGCCGACGAACCGGACGGCGGGGTGCTGGAAGAGGGTCGCGGAGGCGGTGGTGAAGTCGGTCAGCCGGGTACCGGCGGCGATGACGAGGTCGGCGTCCCGGGCGAGCGCGGCGGCGGTGGAGGTGCCGGTGTGGCCGATCCCGCCCACGTCGGCGGGGTGCCCGTACGGCAGGACGCCCTTGCCCGCCTGGGTGACGGCGACCGGGATCCCCGTGGCCTCGGCGAAGGCGGCCAGCGCCGCACCGGCCTCGCTGTGCCGGATCCCGCCGCCGGCGACGATCAGCGGGCGCGCGGAGCCCCGTACCGCCTCGGCGGCGCGGGCCAGCTCGTGCCGGTCGGGACGGGGCCGGCGCACGCCCCACACGCGCTCGGCGAAGAACTCCTCGGGCCAGTCGTACGCCTGCGCCTGCACGTCCTGCGGCAGTGCGAGGGTGACGGCGCCGGTCTGCACCGGGTCGGTGAGCACCCGTACGGCCTGGAGGGCGGCCGGGATCAGGGCCTCGGGGCGGGTGATCCGGTCGAAGTGCCGGGAGACGGGGCGCAGGGTGTCGTTGACGGAGACGTCCCCGGCGTACGGGACCTCCAGCTGCTGGAGCACGGGGTCGGCGGGCCGGGTGGCGAAGGTGTCGCCGGGCAGCAGGAGCACCGGGATCCGGTTGATGGTGGCGAGGGCGGCGCCGGTGACGAGGTTGGTGGCGCCGGGCCCGATGGAGGTGGTGACGGCGTGCGCGGAGAGGCGGCCGCTCTGGCGGGCGTATCCGACGGCGGCGTGCACCATGGCCTGCTCGTTGCGGCCCTGGAGGAAGGGCATGGCCTCGGGCCCGGTCTCCAGGAGGGCCTGGCCGATGCCCGCCACGTTCCCGTGCCCGAAGATCCCCCAGGTGGCGGCGATCAGCCGGTGCCGGTGTCCGTCGCGCTCGGTGTACTGGCGGGACAGGAAACGGACGAGCGCCTGTGCGACGGTGAGCCTCACCGGTGGTCCTCCGTTCGGAGGAAGGGCAGCCGGGGGTCGACGTCCTGGCCGTCCCAGCTGCCGCGGATCCAGCCGTGGTCGGGGTGGTCCCGGATCAGCCACTCCCGGGTCCCGCCCGGTCCGGCCATCACGTTCAGGTAGTACATGTCGTGCCCGGGAGCGGCCATGGACGGCCCGTGCCAGCCGTCGGGGATCAGCACCGCGTCCCCGGTCCGCACCTCGGTGAGGATGTCGGTGTTCCCGGCCGGGGAGGGGGTGACGCGCTGGTAGCCGAGCCCGGGGGTGTCCCCGTGCGGGGCGATCTCGAAGTAGTAGATCTCCTCCAGGCGGGACTCCTCGCCGGGGTGGTGCTCGTCGTGCTTGTGGGGCGGGTACGAGGACCAGTTCCCGCCGGGGGTCAGCACCTCGACGGCGATGAGGCGGTCGCAGTCGAAGCCGTCCGGGCCGGCGGCGGCGAAGTTGTTGAGCTGGCGGGAGCAGTGGCCGGCGCCGCGGAGTTCCACGGGGACCTTCCCGGCGGGCCCGTACCGGGCGGGGAGCCGCCGCTCGCACCGCGCTCCGGCGAGGGCGAAGCGGCCGCCGTTCTCCGAGGCGACCTCCGCGTGCGCGTCCCGGGGCAGGTACGCGAAGTCACTGACCCCGTCGAACACCTCTGTCCGCCCGTGCAGTTGGAACACCTCCGGTCCGTTCCCGGGGCTCTGCCCCGGACCCCGCGCCTCAAACGCCGGCGAGGCTGGATTTGGCCCGCCCTGTCCGTCCTCCGGCCCCGCCGGAGGACGGGGGGCAGGGTTCAGGGCAGAGCCCCGCTCTTTCAGCCCCGCCGGCGTTTGAGGCGCGGGTCCGGGCAGAGCCCGGCAGCGGACCTGGCATCCGCCCGACAGCGGGAGCACGATCCACTCCGACTCGCCGCACGTGTGCGCGTACACCTCTCCCGGGGCCAGGTCGAGAACCATCAGCCTCGTCCATTCCATCTCCCACTCAGACACGACCGGCACGCCCCAGCACCTCCTCCACCTCGTGCGGGAACGGCATCGCGCTCGAACACGCCAGCCGCGAGGCGACGATCGCCCCGGCCGCGTTCGCGTACCGCATCACCCGCTCCAGTTCCCATCCCGCCAGCAGCCCATGGCACAGCGCCCCGCCGAACGCGTCGCCCGCGCCCAGGCCGTTGACCACCTCCACCGGCACCGGGGCGACCTCCGCCACCGTGCCGTCGCGGTGGACCGCCAGCACGCCCTCCGGGCCCCGCTTGACCACCGCCAGTTCCACACCCGCCGCGAGCAGCGCCCGCGCCGCCGCGTGCGGATCCGACGCGCCCGTGGCGATCTCGCACTCCTCCGCGTTCCCCACGGCCACCGTCGCCGACCGCAGTGCCCGCTCGTAGTACGGCCCCGGTTTCTCCCGCCACAGCATCGGCCGCCAGTCCAGGTCGAAGACCGTCGTCCCGGTCCGCGCACGGGCCTCCAGCGCCGCCAGGGTCGCCGCCCGTGAGGGCTCCTCGCTCAGGCCCGTACCCGTCATCCAGAACACGCGGGCCGCCCGTACCGCCGCCAGGTCCACCTCGTCCGCCGCGATCTCCAGATCCGGGGCCTTCGGCAGCCGGTAGAAGTACAGCGGGAAGCGGTCCGGCGGGAAGATCTCGCAGAAGGTGACGGGGGTCGGCAGTCCGGCGACCTCGGCGACCCACCGGTCGTCCACTCCGAACCCCCGCAGTTCGGAGCGCAGATACCCGCCGAAGGGGTCCGTGCCGGTACGGGTGATCACCGCCACCCGGCGTCCCAGCCGGGCCGCCGCGACGGCCACGTTGGTCGGGGAGCCGCCCAGGAACTTGCCGAACGTCTCGACCTCGGCCAGTGGTATGCCCGTCGTCAACGGGTAGAGATCCACCCCGATCCGGCCCATCGTGATCAGGTCGAACGCGAGCGGATCGCCGGTGCCGGTCACAGTCAGTCCTCCCATTGGTCCTCCACCCTAAGGTGGCCGTTATGACGTCCTCCCCGCCCGCGTTGACGCGTATCCGCATCGGTTCGGCTCCGGACTCCTGGGGTGTCTGGTTTCCCGACGACCCCCGGCAGACCCCGTGGGAACGCTTCCTCGACGAGGTCGCCGACGCCGGGTACGAGTGGATCGAACTCGGCCCCTACGGCTATCTGCCCACCGATCCCGCCCGCCTCGCCGAGGAAACGGCCAAGCGCGGGCTGCGCGTCTCGGCCGGAACCGTCTTCACCGGACTCCATCACGGGCCCGCCGTGTGGGAGGACACCTGGGAGCACGTGTCGCGGATCGCGGCGCTCACCCGGGCCATGGGCGCGGCCCATCTCGTCGTCATCCCCTCCTTCTGGCGGGACGACAAGACCGGGGAGGTGCTGGAGGACCGCACCCTGACCCCCGCCCAATGGCGTGAACTGACCACGCAGACCGAACGCCTCGGCCGGGAGGTCCTGGACCGGTACGGGCTGCGGATCGTCGTCCACCCGCACGCCGACACCCACATCGACACCCCTTCGAACGTGGCCCGCTTCCTGGACGCCACCGACCCCGGGCTCGTCTCCCTCTGTCTGGACACGGGGCACTACGCGTACTGCGGCGGGGACAGCGTGCAGGCCGTGGAGACCTTCGGCGAGCGGATCGGCTACCTCCACCTCAAGCAGGTGGATCCGCGGATCCTCGCCGAAGTCGTCGCCGAGGAGCTGCCTTTCGGGCCGGCGGTGGGCCGTGGGGTGATGTGCGAACCGCCCTCGGGGGTGCCCGCGCTGGAACCGGTGCTCGCGGCGGCGCAGCGGCTGGACGTGGACCTGTTCGCCATCGTGGAGCAGGACATGTACCCCTGTCCGCCCGACCGGCCGCTGCCGATCGCCCGCCGCACCCGCGCCTACCTCCGTTCCTGCGGCGCCCGCTGACCCTTCGGAAGGAAGAGGAGTACGACATGAGCACGCTCGGCATCGCCGTCATCGGCACCGGGAAGATGGGCGCCGACCACGTCCGCCGGATCGGGCGGACGGTGGGCGGGGCCCGTGTGGTGGCCGTGGCCGACCCGGACGGGGACCGGGTCAAGGAGGTCGCGGGCACCCTGGACGGGGCGACGGCGCACACCGACCCGGCGGCCGCGATAGCTGCACCCGGGGTCGAGGCCGTGCTGATCGCCTCGCCCGGACCCGCCCACGAGGAGGCGATCCTGTACGCGCTGGAGCGGGAGCTGCCGGTGCTGTGCGAGAAGCCGCTGACTCCGGACCCGGCGGGGGCGCTGCGCGTCATGGAGGCCGAACAGCGGCTGGGACGGCGCTTGGTGCAGGTGGGGTTCATGCGGCGGTACGACGCCGAGTACGTCCGGCTGAAGGAGCTGCTGGACGCGGGCGGAATCGGGCGGCCGCTCTTCCTGCACTGCCGGCACCGCAATGCCTCCTCGCCGTCGTTCTTCACCAGCGACATGCTGATCAGCGACTCGGTGGTGCACGAGGTGGACGCGGCCCGCTGGCTGCTGGGGCAGGAGATCGCCGCGGTCAGCGTGCTCTCGCCCCGGCCCACGGCAGCCGCTCCCGAGGGGCTGAGCGATCCCCGGCTGGTGCTGCTGGAGACCTCCGGCGGGGCCGTCGTCGACGTGGAGATCTTCGTCAACTGCGGCTTCGGCTACCAGGTGCAGTGCGAGGCGGTCGGTGAGGCGGGCAGTGCCCGGATCGGTGACGGACACGCGATGGTGGTGCAGTCGGCGGGCCGCTGGGGCGGCGCCATCGACCAGGACTTCACGGTGCGCTTCGCCGATGCCTACGACCGCCAGCTGCGGAGCTGGGTGGCCGCGGCCGCGCGCGGCCGGGTGGCGGGGCCCGACGCGTGGGACGGCTACGCGGCGGCCGCCGTCTCCGAGGCGGGCCTCGCGGCGGCGCGCAGCGGTGCACGGGCCGTCGTGGAGCTGGCGGAACGCCCGGCCCTGTACCGCTGACGCCCCGCCAACCCCTCGCCCGACCCCTGTGGCTCTTTTGTCACAGGGGTCTCCCTTCTGTCACGCATGTCCGCATTACGCGGGTCTTCCGTCACAGGAAGTAAACAGCCCCTCCCCTGCGATCACTCAGCGTCGTTCCCCGGGCACAACCCGAGTGATCGTCAGTGTCCACGCGTCGGCTCCCCGACGGCCTCCCGGCCGACCCCGCGGCGTGGACAAGGAGGTGTCCAGCATGAGCGACCGACAGCTGTGGTCGTACAAGGAGATCGCTGCTCACATCCGGGTCCAGCCGGACACCGTGCGCTCCTACCGCAAGCACGGGCTGCTGCCCGTGCCCGACCACGTGGAGGGGGGCAAGCCCTACTGGTACGCCGAAACCGTGCGCGCCTGGGTGGCCCGCAGGCCCGGGAACCGGGGCCGGCGCGAGGACTGACCCCCGCGGCGCCGGGTGAGGGGACCCCGCCGGGTCCCCTCACCCGGCGCCGAAGGGCACGGTCTAGGCGCCGGCCCCCACGGGTATCCGGTCCGGCTCCGGTGCCGGGGGCGCGGACTCGCCCTCGCTCAGGCCGAACCTCTCGTGCAGGCGGCGCAGCGGGGCGGGCGCCCACCAGGTGGCCCGTCCGGTCAGCTTCATCACCGCCGGGACCAGGAGGCTGCGGACGACCATGGCGTCCATGAGGACCGCCAGCGCGATCCCGAGCCCCAGCATCTTGGTGTTGGTCACCCGGGAGGTGCCGATGGCCACCATCACCACCGCCAGGATCACGGCCGCCGCGGTGATCAGCCCGCCGGTGCGGGCCAGCCCGGTCCGGACGGCGCTCTCGTGGTCCCCGGTCCGGTCGTACTCCTCCTTGATGCGGGATATGAGGAACACCCCGTAGTCCATGGAGAGCCCGAAGGCGATGCAGAACATCAGCACCGGCAGGGTGGTCTCTATGTCGCCGGTGGCGGTGAAGGAGAGGAGCCCGGAGAGGTTGCCCTCCTGGAACACCCACACCACCGCCCCGAACATCGCGGTCAGGCTGAGGGCGTTGAGCAGCACCGCCTGCAGCGGTATCAGCAGGCTCCCGGTGAGCAGGAACACCAGCAGCAGCGTGGCGAGGACCACCAGGGCCGCCGCCGCGGGCAGCGCGCCGGCGATGGCCTTCTGCGCGTCGACGAGGACGGCCGCCTGTCCGGTCACCGAGGTCTTGAAGCCGGCGTCCACGGCGCGGACCTCGTCCACCAGGTCCCGGGCCGTCTGCCCCACGGCCTCCCCCTCGACGGACACCGAGAAGGTGGCGTACTCGCTTCCCGTGGCGGAGCCGATCGGCCCGTCGACCCGGGTCACCCCGGGCAGGGCGGCCAGCCGGTCCCGGTAGGCCGCGAGGCGCTCGGGGCCGGGGGCTCCCTCGGCGAGCACGGTGATACCCCCGCCGGGGCTGCCCGGGAAGTTGTCGCGGATCTGCTCCTGCACCACGTGCGAGGGGGCGTCCTTCGGGAGCTGCCGGTCGTCGACCGTGCCGAACTCGACGCCCATGAAGGGCAGCCCGAGGAGCAGCAGGCCCACGGTGGTGGCCGCGGCGAAGACCGGGGCGCGCCGCATCACGAGGGCGGCCGCCCACCCCCAGACCCGGCCCGTCTCCGCGGGCCCGGTCACGGGTGCCTCCGCCCGGCGCCGCCGCCACAGCCGGCGCAGGTCGAGGGCGTTGACCCGATCGCCGAGGAGCACCAGGGCGGCCGGCAGCAGGATCAGTGCGGCCGCAGCCGCGAGCAGTACGACCGCGACGCCGGCGTAGGCGAAGGAGCGCAGGAAGTACATGGGGAAGAAGAGCATCGCCGAGAGCGAGACGGCGACGGTGAGCGCCGAGAAGAGCACGGTGCGCCCGGCGGTGCGCAGGGTGGCCCCGACCGCGGCGACCGGATCACGCCCGGCGGCGAGTTCTTCACGGAACCGGCGGACGATGAACAGGGCGTAGTCGATGGCGAGTCCGAGGCCGAGCGCGGTGGTCAGGTTCTGGGCGAAGACGGAGACGTCCGTGAACTCGGTGAGTCCGCGCAGTACCGCATTGGTGCCGAGGATGGCCACGATGCCGACGCCGAGGGGGAGCAGGGCGGCGACCGCGCTGCCGAAGACGAGGACGAGCAGGACGAGGGTGACCGGCAGGGCGATGAGCTCGGCGCGCAGCAGGTCTTCCTGAATGGTCCGGGTGACCTCGCGCTGGACCGCCGCGGGACCGCCGAGGGACACCCGCACCGGGCCGTGTTCGCCCTCGAAGCGCGGGGCCATGCGTTCCAGTGCCGCGGTGGCCGTCTTCTCGTCGCCCTGGACGCGGGCGACGATGAGCGCCTGCCGGCCGTCCTCGGAGCGCAGCGCGGGCATCTGGGCGCGCCAGTACGAGCCGACGCCGACGACCCCCCGTTCGGCGGCGAGTGCGGTCGCGAGCCGTTCGGCTTCGGCGGCCACGGCGGGGTCGTCGACCCCGGTGGTGCCCGCCGCGGCGTCGACGAGCAGGAGCAGATTGGGCTCGGAGTGCGGGAACTCCCGCTCCAGGGCCCGCGCGGCGTAGGTGGACTGGGCGCCCGGGTCCTCCCAGCCGCCGCTTCCCAGCCGGTCGGCGACGCCGCCGCCCGCGACCACGGCCAGGGCCGTGACCAGCAGGGCGAGCAGCAGCGTGAGCCGCGGCCGGGCCGTGACGAACCGGGTCCACCCCGCGTCCGCCCCGGAGGACGGCGGATTCTTGACTTCGGACATGACTCGGTGTCCCCTTCACCGTGATTGCCAGGCCACATAGACTGGCAAACACGAGCAGTCGCTCGCGTTTTCACAGAATGCGAGCGATCACTCGCGTTTGTCAATCACCCACGGGAAGCAGGGGATTGGACATGCCGGGGACACGCATGGGCAAAACCACCGAAAAGGAGATCAAGAGCTCTGCCGCCGAGGCCGCCATGGGCGCCACGGGCGCCGAGGTCGCCGCGGACGCCGTGGACGCAACCGGCACGGGCACCACCGCCGCCGCCCCGCGCCGCCGCCAGGCCCGCGGCGAGCGCCGGATCTCCCAGCTGCTGGCCGCCGCCGCCGGGGTGTTCTGCCGTACCGGCTACGCCTCGGCCAGCACCAACGCCATCGCCCGCGAGGCCGGCGTGTCGCCGGGCACCCTCTACCAGTACTTCCCCAACAAGGAGGCCATCGCGGTCGAGCTCGGCGGGCAGCTGCTCCAGCGCGCGCACGAGACCCACGGACAGGCCTTCCGCCCCGAGAACCTCCAGCGCCCCCTGCCCGAGCTGCTCGACGCCGTCCTCGACCCGGTCATCGCCTTCAACTGCGAGAACCCGGCCTTCTGGGCCCTCATGCACGGCACCGGCGTCCCCGGCATCGCCCAGGAACACGAGGAACTGCACGCCGGCCTGCTCGCCCGCATCGAGGCCGTGCTGCGCGACTTCTGCCCCGGGGCCCCGGCCCATGAGCTCACCCACACCTCGAACATGATCCTGGGCATCTTCAAGTCGTCCCTGGACCTGATCCTGGCCCACGAGGGCGACGAGCGCGCGGCCTACACCGCCGAGCTCAAGACCGTCCTGCTGCGCTACCTGGAGCCGATGATCACCAGGACTCCCCCTCACTGACCCGCCCGACACGCCCGGCCCGCCCGGCCCAATCGGCCCGCACCACCGCGGCAGCCACGGTCCGGGCGAGGCTTCCCGGGTGATCCGTATCGGCCATCTCCCGGCAGTTCGCCGATACCGGCCCGTTTTCCCTGCAGGATCGAAAAAGTGGGAGCCGCTACTCGCGTTGATACCCCCCAGGGGTATAGTCTCGAAGAGTCGGGAGGACGGTGGAGCCATCGGCCGCCCCTCCCGGTGACCGGCACACGCCCCTGAAGAGGAGAACGACATGACCGCCGAGACGGACACCCAGACCACCACCGTCTACCGGGTGACCGGCATGACCTGCGGACACTGCGAAGGCGCGGTGACCACCGAGATCTCCTCGCTGCCGGGCGTCAGCACGGTCAAGGCCGTCGCCGCGACCGGTGAGGTCACCGTGGTCTCCGCCGCCCCGCTCGCGGACGAGGACGTCCGCGCCGCCGTGGACGAGGCCGGCTACGAGTTCGCCGGTCAGGCCTGAGCGGCCCGCAAGACCCGCACGGCACCCGCGGCAGCCCCGCGGCACCCTGCCGGGCCGTGCCGGCCAGCTCATACTGGTCCCGTACGGCCCGGCCATCCCCTGGAGCCGGAACATGAGCAGCAGCACAGTGCACGACGGACCGATAACGGCGGTCGAACTCTCGATCGGCGGGATGACCTGCGCCTCCTGCGCCGCCCGCATCGAGAAGAAGCTCAACCGGATGGACGGCGTCGAGGCCACGGTGAACTACGCCACCGAGAAGGCCCGCGTCTCCTACACCGGTGACGTGCAGGTCGCCGATCTGATCGCGACCGTCGTCAAGACCGGCTACACCGCCGAGGAGCCCCCGCCGCCGCCCGCCCCGGAACCCGCCGAAGAAGCGCGGAGCGGGGGGACCGAGGCGACGGAGGCGACCACGGTTCCCGACCCCGCGCTCGTCGCACTGCGGCAGCGCCTGCTGGTCTCCGTCGCGCTCGCCCTGCCCGTCGTCCTGCTCGCGATGATCCCCGCCCTCCAGTTCGACAACTGGCAGTGGCTCTCCCTGACCCTCGCGGCACCCGTCGTCATCTGGGGCGGGTACCCCTTCCACAAGGCCGCCTGGACCAACGCCCGGCACGGCGCCGCCACCATGGACACCCTCGTCTCGGTCGGCACGCTGGCCGCCTTCACCTGGTCGCTGTGGGCCCTGTTCTTCGGCCACGCCGGCATGCCCGGCATGCGCCACGGCTTCGACCTCACCATCTCCCGCACCGACGGCTCTTCCGCCATCTACCTGGAGGTCGCGGCCGGCGTCGTCTCCTTCATCCTCCTGGGCCGCTACCTGGAGGCCCGCTCCAAGCGGAAGGCGGGCGCGGCCCTCAGGGCGCTGCTGGAGCTGGGCGCCAAGGACGTCGTCGTGCTGCGCGCGGGCCAGGAGGTCCGGATCCCGGTGGGCGCGCTCGCGGTCGGCGACCGGTTCGTCGTCCGCCCCGGCGAGAAGATCGCCACAGACGGCACCGTCGTCGAGGGCAGCTCCGCCGTGGACGCCTCCATGCTGACCGGCGAGTCCGTCCCGGTCGACGTCGCCGTGGGCGACTCCGTCACCGGGGCCACCGTCAACACCTCCGGACGCCTGGTCGTCGAGGCCACCCGGGTCGGCGCCGACACCCAGCTCGCCCGGATGGCGAAGATGGTGGAGGACGCGCAGAACGGCAAGGCCGAGGTGCAGCGCCTCGCCGACCAGATCTCCGGGATCTTCGTACCCGTCGTCCTGGTGCTCGCCATCGGCACCTGGATCACCTGGCTGCTGATCACCGACGACCCCACCGCCGCCTTCACCGCCGCCGTGGCCGTCCTGATCATCGCCTGCCCGTGCGCCCTGGGCCTGGCCACCCCGACCGCGCTGATGGTCGGCACCGGGCGGGGCGCACAGCTCGGCATCCTGATCAAGGGCCCCGAGGTCCTGGAATCCACCCGCCGGGTGGACACCGTCGTCCTGGACAAGACCGGCACCGTCACCACCGGCCGGATGACCCTCGACGGCGTCTTCACCGCCGCGGACGTCGACGAGCGCGAACTCCTGCGCCTCGCCGGGTCCCTGGAGCACGCCTCGGAGCACCCGATCGCCCGGGCCGTCGCCGCCGGGGCGGCGGAGCGGGCCGGCTCCCTGCCGGTTCCGGAGTCCTTCGAGAACGTCGCGGGGCTCGGCGTCCAGGGCGTGGTCGACGGACACGCCGTCCTGGTGGGCCGCGAGCAGCTGCTGGCCGACTGGTCGATCGAGCTGCCGGCCGCACTGGCGAAGGCCAAGGCGGCCGCCGAGGCCGCGGGCAGCACCGCCGTCCTGGTGGCCTGGGACGGCGCGGCGCGCGGGGTCCTGACCGTGGCCGACGCCGTCAAGGAGACCAGCGCCGAGGCGGTCTCCCGGCTGCGGGCGCTGGGCCTCACCCCGGTCCTGCTGACGGGCGACAACAA encodes:
- the iolD gene encoding 3D-(3,5/4)-trihydroxycyclohexane-1,2-dione acylhydrolase (decyclizing) → MRLTVAQALVRFLSRQYTERDGHRHRLIAATWGIFGHGNVAGIGQALLETGPEAMPFLQGRNEQAMVHAAVGYARQSGRLSAHAVTTSIGPGATNLVTGAALATINRIPVLLLPGDTFATRPADPVLQQLEVPYAGDVSVNDTLRPVSRHFDRITRPEALIPAALQAVRVLTDPVQTGAVTLALPQDVQAQAYDWPEEFFAERVWGVRRPRPDRHELARAAEAVRGSARPLIVAGGGIRHSEAGAALAAFAEATGIPVAVTQAGKGVLPYGHPADVGGIGHTGTSTAAALARDADLVIAAGTRLTDFTTASATLFQHPAVRFVGLNLDPYDAHKLAALPLVADAREGLDELRVAVAGHRTDPAYGAGYAAERARWESRVERAYAVPEADEDAPPTQAQVLGLLDALVDGTDILINAAGSLPGDLHKLWRARSQDQYHVEYGYSCMGYEIPAAIGVALAAPGRPVWALVGDGTYLMNPTEIVTAVQEGVPIKVVILDNHGYASIGGLSGAVGGEGFGTAYRFRAPGSEYTGDPLPVDLAANAGSLGMAVIRARTTRDLREALAEARIATRPTCVYVQTRTPDTVSGPPPAQAWWDVPVAETATRKAAATAREEYDRQAAQRRRHL
- the iolB gene encoding 5-deoxy-glucuronate isomerase → MEWTRLMVLDLAPGEVYAHTCGESEWIVLPLSGGCQVRCRALPGPAPQTPAGLKERGSALNPAPRPPAGPEDGQGGPNPASPAFEARGPGQSPGNGPEVFQLHGRTEVFDGVSDFAYLPRDAHAEVASENGGRFALAGARCERRLPARYGPAGKVPVELRGAGHCSRQLNNFAAAGPDGFDCDRLIAVEVLTPGGNWSSYPPHKHDEHHPGEESRLEEIYYFEIAPHGDTPGLGYQRVTPSPAGNTDILTEVRTGDAVLIPDGWHGPSMAAPGHDMYYLNVMAGPGGTREWLIRDHPDHGWIRGSWDGQDVDPRLPFLRTEDHR
- the iolC gene encoding 5-dehydro-2-deoxygluconokinase, yielding MGGLTVTGTGDPLAFDLITMGRIGVDLYPLTTGIPLAEVETFGKFLGGSPTNVAVAAARLGRRVAVITRTGTDPFGGYLRSELRGFGVDDRWVAEVAGLPTPVTFCEIFPPDRFPLYFYRLPKAPDLEIAADEVDLAAVRAARVFWMTGTGLSEEPSRAATLAALEARARTGTTVFDLDWRPMLWREKPGPYYERALRSATVAVGNAEECEIATGASDPHAAARALLAAGVELAVVKRGPEGVLAVHRDGTVAEVAPVPVEVVNGLGAGDAFGGALCHGLLAGWELERVMRYANAAGAIVASRLACSSAMPFPHEVEEVLGRAGRV
- a CDS encoding sugar phosphate isomerase/epimerase family protein gives rise to the protein MTSSPPALTRIRIGSAPDSWGVWFPDDPRQTPWERFLDEVADAGYEWIELGPYGYLPTDPARLAEETAKRGLRVSAGTVFTGLHHGPAVWEDTWEHVSRIAALTRAMGAAHLVVIPSFWRDDKTGEVLEDRTLTPAQWRELTTQTERLGREVLDRYGLRIVVHPHADTHIDTPSNVARFLDATDPGLVSLCLDTGHYAYCGGDSVQAVETFGERIGYLHLKQVDPRILAEVVAEELPFGPAVGRGVMCEPPSGVPALEPVLAAAQRLDVDLFAIVEQDMYPCPPDRPLPIARRTRAYLRSCGAR
- a CDS encoding Gfo/Idh/MocA family protein; this translates as MSTLGIAVIGTGKMGADHVRRIGRTVGGARVVAVADPDGDRVKEVAGTLDGATAHTDPAAAIAAPGVEAVLIASPGPAHEEAILYALERELPVLCEKPLTPDPAGALRVMEAEQRLGRRLVQVGFMRRYDAEYVRLKELLDAGGIGRPLFLHCRHRNASSPSFFTSDMLISDSVVHEVDAARWLLGQEIAAVSVLSPRPTAAAPEGLSDPRLVLLETSGGAVVDVEIFVNCGFGYQVQCEAVGEAGSARIGDGHAMVVQSAGRWGGAIDQDFTVRFADAYDRQLRSWVAAAARGRVAGPDAWDGYAAAAVSEAGLAAARSGARAVVELAERPALYR
- a CDS encoding helix-turn-helix transcriptional regulator, which gives rise to MSDRQLWSYKEIAAHIRVQPDTVRSYRKHGLLPVPDHVEGGKPYWYAETVRAWVARRPGNRGRRED
- a CDS encoding MMPL family transporter, producing MSEVKNPPSSGADAGWTRFVTARPRLTLLLALLVTALAVVAGGGVADRLGSGGWEDPGAQSTYAARALEREFPHSEPNLLLLVDAAAGTTGVDDPAVAAEAERLATALAAERGVVGVGSYWRAQMPALRSEDGRQALIVARVQGDEKTATAALERMAPRFEGEHGPVRVSLGGPAAVQREVTRTIQEDLLRAELIALPVTLVLLVLVFGSAVAALLPLGVGIVAILGTNAVLRGLTEFTDVSVFAQNLTTALGLGLAIDYALFIVRRFREELAAGRDPVAAVGATLRTAGRTVLFSALTVAVSLSAMLFFPMYFLRSFAYAGVAVVLLAAAAALILLPAALVLLGDRVNALDLRRLWRRRRAEAPVTGPAETGRVWGWAAALVMRRAPVFAAATTVGLLLLGLPFMGVEFGTVDDRQLPKDAPSHVVQEQIRDNFPGSPGGGITVLAEGAPGPERLAAYRDRLAALPGVTRVDGPIGSATGSEYATFSVSVEGEAVGQTARDLVDEVRAVDAGFKTSVTGQAAVLVDAQKAIAGALPAAAALVVLATLLLVFLLTGSLLIPLQAVLLNALSLTAMFGAVVWVFQEGNLSGLLSFTATGDIETTLPVLMFCIAFGLSMDYGVFLISRIKEEYDRTGDHESAVRTGLARTGGLITAAAVILAVVMVAIGTSRVTNTKMLGLGIALAVLMDAMVVRSLLVPAVMKLTGRATWWAPAPLRRLHERFGLSEGESAPPAPEPDRIPVGAGA
- a CDS encoding TetR/AcrR family transcriptional regulator — encoded protein: MGKTTEKEIKSSAAEAAMGATGAEVAADAVDATGTGTTAAAPRRRQARGERRISQLLAAAAGVFCRTGYASASTNAIAREAGVSPGTLYQYFPNKEAIAVELGGQLLQRAHETHGQAFRPENLQRPLPELLDAVLDPVIAFNCENPAFWALMHGTGVPGIAQEHEELHAGLLARIEAVLRDFCPGAPAHELTHTSNMILGIFKSSLDLILAHEGDERAAYTAELKTVLLRYLEPMITRTPPH
- a CDS encoding heavy-metal-associated domain-containing protein; translated protein: MTAETDTQTTTVYRVTGMTCGHCEGAVTTEISSLPGVSTVKAVAATGEVTVVSAAPLADEDVRAAVDEAGYEFAGQA